Proteins encoded within one genomic window of Candidatus Poribacteria bacterium:
- a CDS encoding DUF4926 domain-containing protein: MKLLDTVALIVDMPALNLYRGQVGTIVEEYEPGVFEVEFSDLQGRMYALETLEASQLMLLRHQLLEERK; this comes from the coding sequence ATGAAATTACTTGATACTGTTGCCCTAATAGTAGATATGCCTGCACTCAATTTATACCGTGGACAGGTCGGCACAATTGTTGAGGAATATGAACCTGGCGTATTTGAAGTTGAATTTAGTGATCTGCAAGGCAGAATGTATGCTTTGGAGACATTAGAGGCTTCTCAACTCATGCTGCTCCGGCATCAACTTCTTGAAGAAAGAAAGTAG
- a CDS encoding UvrD-helicase domain-containing protein, which yields MNILHELNEKQKEAVTHKNGPLLVIAGPGTGKTKVITHRIAYLIRHHGIKPENILAITFTNKAAQEMQERVNDEIGEPHGSNIKVSTFHAFCVSVLRKHALRIGLSENFTIFDQELQDEILTESVRELNLNDDDYPPWLLRSIISDAKCKLQNPADAAEGVDFHDPGIVENIRSVLRNYQDKLAEYDALDFDDLLVKVVELFQQVPEVLKDYHREIAYILVDEFHDVNSVQYHLLQLLCASPEQNLMVVADEDQAIYSWRGSNPQYIDDFRADFNPRTLELDDHYRCSEKILRAAEEVISRNPERQKQHTLRSHKDAGRDIFHYTFDTPVAEAHGIIQVIQNLVTQRKYSYRDIAVFYRTHRLADVLAEQLLHADIKFQRIQSTNSFGEGGSKDILAYLRFIQWQLPQDLERAINFPETCIDDLTWVRLKWLAQRENIEFVELLRNIEAYPQDVGPLTRRNVRQFWTQIEKLSTEIESEKTDKTILKLFDTLELSRSPYRSEELEVIEKQPESPNLATAQDVLYSAIDLEEPIQITASYGIDEYCAAHIIHQTLETYLNHTAQLQFLPPDGNTPMQNEDGVHLLIGDFEEIRESGRDARTILIGTADTINTDAIHLETKGIRSIAALKLCQRLVNRFESPNMADMVVYDLETTGINPKTAEIVEIAAHRLSAIGDEVERYYRLVKPPGGHIPRSATRIHGIDPETVKTAPGIELVLPEFFGFIQNRILIGHNVAEYDNPILGRDLIRYLKRGLSAPHYDTLATARRLFPRQRCSMHALAEKFEIEHDRLHSALEDVRVNREIFKELIKIDAYKREVKSLTELLPLVGLGILAKTEASQSEPAKGDTLTETEVFLNAAKRFVQTHNAVLPDRLPLETTEAVQATAFMEELQDSTVPESPEDAEWRRHHIHFMNAVLHFESLSDEHGLTNFLDYQKLLTNIDEMDDETEQLTLMTLHAAKGTEFPIVIILGMEEGSFPMWKQNITEAELEEERRLFYVGMTRAQNQLYLSSTTYRTGDRDRSASMFVREVPSNYVIKWPQSKRK from the coding sequence ATGAACATTCTTCACGAATTAAATGAAAAACAGAAAGAGGCTGTAACACATAAAAATGGTCCCCTACTCGTCATCGCAGGTCCCGGCACTGGAAAAACGAAAGTCATCACACACCGCATCGCCTACTTGATTCGTCATCACGGCATCAAGCCGGAAAATATCCTTGCGATTACTTTTACCAACAAAGCTGCGCAAGAGATGCAGGAACGCGTTAACGATGAGATCGGCGAACCGCACGGTTCCAACATTAAGGTCAGCACCTTCCACGCATTTTGCGTCAGCGTGCTCCGAAAGCACGCACTACGGATCGGCTTAAGCGAAAACTTCACTATTTTCGATCAAGAACTCCAAGACGAGATCTTAACAGAAAGTGTTCGTGAGCTGAACCTCAATGACGATGACTATCCACCGTGGTTGCTGCGCTCCATCATCAGCGATGCCAAATGCAAATTACAGAACCCTGCTGATGCAGCAGAGGGAGTGGACTTTCATGATCCGGGAATTGTCGAAAATATCCGAAGTGTACTGCGAAACTATCAGGACAAACTCGCCGAATACGATGCACTCGATTTCGACGACCTCCTCGTGAAAGTCGTCGAATTATTTCAACAGGTTCCAGAGGTATTGAAAGACTATCACAGAGAAATCGCCTATATCCTCGTTGACGAATTTCACGACGTGAACAGCGTGCAGTATCACCTCCTCCAACTGCTCTGTGCCTCACCCGAACAAAATCTTATGGTCGTTGCTGACGAAGATCAGGCGATCTACAGTTGGCGCGGTTCAAACCCGCAGTATATTGATGACTTCAGAGCCGATTTCAATCCACGAACGCTCGAGCTGGATGACCACTATAGGTGTAGCGAAAAGATTTTGCGCGCCGCCGAGGAAGTTATCTCACGAAATCCGGAGCGACAGAAACAGCACACCCTTAGAAGCCACAAAGATGCAGGACGGGATATTTTTCACTACACCTTTGATACGCCGGTAGCGGAAGCACACGGCATCATTCAAGTCATCCAGAACTTGGTAACGCAACGGAAGTATTCCTATCGCGATATCGCTGTCTTCTACCGAACGCACAGACTTGCAGATGTTTTAGCAGAGCAGTTGTTACACGCAGACATCAAATTCCAGCGGATTCAATCGACGAATTCCTTTGGAGAAGGCGGTAGTAAAGACATCCTCGCCTATCTCCGTTTCATTCAGTGGCAACTCCCACAAGACTTGGAGCGCGCAATCAATTTCCCTGAAACCTGTATTGATGACTTAACATGGGTACGCCTCAAATGGCTTGCGCAGCGCGAAAACATTGAATTCGTAGAACTCTTGAGAAATATTGAGGCATATCCACAGGATGTCGGTCCTTTGACCCGCCGAAATGTCCGCCAATTTTGGACACAAATTGAGAAGTTATCAACTGAAATTGAAAGCGAAAAGACCGATAAAACCATCTTAAAACTCTTTGATACTTTGGAGCTTTCCCGTTCTCCCTACCGCAGTGAAGAACTGGAGGTCATTGAAAAACAACCTGAGTCGCCGAATCTGGCAACCGCTCAGGATGTCCTCTACAGTGCCATCGACCTCGAAGAACCGATTCAGATTACCGCCAGTTACGGGATTGACGAGTACTGTGCAGCTCATATTATCCATCAGACGCTTGAAACCTATCTAAACCACACAGCACAACTCCAATTTCTGCCACCTGACGGAAACACCCCCATGCAGAACGAAGACGGTGTCCATCTATTGATCGGTGATTTTGAGGAGATCAGGGAAAGTGGACGGGATGCCCGGACAATTCTTATCGGTACAGCGGATACGATAAATACAGATGCGATTCACCTTGAAACTAAGGGGATTCGGAGCATCGCGGCACTCAAACTCTGTCAACGACTTGTTAACCGCTTTGAAAGTCCAAATATGGCGGATATGGTCGTCTATGATCTCGAGACCACCGGTATCAATCCAAAAACAGCGGAAATCGTTGAGATTGCTGCACACCGTCTCAGCGCAATCGGGGATGAGGTCGAGCGATACTATCGTTTGGTAAAACCACCCGGTGGACACATCCCACGGTCAGCCACACGTATCCACGGCATCGATCCCGAAACGGTCAAAACCGCCCCGGGGATTGAATTGGTACTACCTGAATTCTTTGGGTTCATTCAGAACAGGATTTTGATTGGGCACAACGTGGCAGAATATGATAATCCTATCCTTGGACGTGATCTCATACGGTATCTGAAAAGAGGACTATCCGCGCCACATTACGATACACTTGCCACGGCGCGCAGGCTTTTCCCACGGCAAAGATGTAGCATGCACGCGCTTGCCGAGAAATTTGAGATTGAACACGACCGTTTACATAGTGCCTTAGAGGATGTCAGAGTCAATCGTGAGATCTTCAAAGAACTCATCAAAATTGACGCTTACAAGCGCGAGGTGAAATCACTGACCGAATTGCTACCGCTTGTTGGGCTTGGTATTCTTGCGAAAACTGAGGCATCCCAATCAGAACCCGCTAAAGGAGACACCTTAACCGAGACTGAAGTATTTCTCAATGCAGCGAAACGTTTCGTCCAGACGCATAACGCCGTCCTGCCGGATCGCCTACCACTTGAGACAACAGAGGCAGTACAAGCAACAGCCTTTATGGAAGAATTACAAGATAGCACCGTCCCAGAATCCCCAGAAGACGCTGAGTGGCGAAGACACCACATTCATTTCATGAACGCGGTTCTCCACTTTGAATCACTGAGTGATGAACATGGACTCACCAACTTTTTGGATTATCAGAAATTGCTCACCAATATCGATGAAATGGATGACGAGACGGAGCAGCTAACGTTAATGACACTACACGCAGCGAAAGGGACAGAATTTCCAATTGTTATCATTCTCGGTATGGAGGAAGGAAGTTTCCCGATGTGGAAGCAGAACATCACAGAAGCAGAACTTGAAGAGGAGCGTCGTCTTTTCTACGTAGGTATGACCCGTGCGCAAAACCAGCTCTATCTGTCGTCTACCACCTATCGCACCGGAGATCGGGATCGTTCCGCGTCCATGTTCGTTCGTGAGGTGCCGTCTAACTATGTAATCAAATGGCCTCAGTCGAAACGCAAATAG